The sequence below is a genomic window from Desulfobaccales bacterium.
CGCCCTGACTTTCCTGTCGGCGCTGCGGGAGATGGGATACCTTGCCAGGGATCTGACGAAGGAGGAGGTATTCTACACCAGGGCCATCGAAAAGGTTCACAAAGGAAGACATCATTATGATGCGCTATAAGCGGAGGTTACTGCTATGCTGCAGACAATGGAGATAGCGCGGTCCCTGTTCTTCTTCCTCCTCGCCGGATTATGCGAGATTGGCGGAGGATACTTGATTTGGCTTTGCATAAGGGAAGGGAGAGGATTGGCATTTGCCCTGCTCGGTGCGGCAATTCTGGTTCTCTACGGGATCATCCCAACTTTTCAGCCGGCAAGCTTCGGTCGGGTCTATGCAGCCTACGGTGGCATATTCATAGTTCTTTCAATCTTCTGGGGCTGGCAGATAGATCGGATAGCACCTGATAGGTTCGATTTGATAGGCGGCACAATCGCTCTGGTAGGAGTAATAATCATCATGTACTGGTTACGAGCTTGAGCTAATGGAGCT
It includes:
- a CDS encoding YnfA family protein; this translates as MLQTMEIARSLFFFLLAGLCEIGGGYLIWLCIREGRGLAFALLGAAILVLYGIIPTFQPASFGRVYAAYGGIFIVLSIFWGWQIDRIAPDRFDLIGGTIALVGVIIIMYWLRA